DNA sequence from the uncultured Methanobrevibacter sp. genome:
AAAGTCAATGGTAAAACATATGTTGCAAAAACTAATTCTAAAGGTCAGGCAACATTTAAAATTACAAAACTGACTAAAAGAGGCAGGTTTGTTACAAAAATTAAGTTTGCTGGTGATAAAACTTATAAATCAGTAACCAAAACCGTAAAATTAACAATTAAATAAGAAGTGATCTTTCACTTCTAAACTTTTTCTTTTTTTATGTCCTTATAAAGTTTCATGCCAAAAAATCATTTTTTTTATATGTAAATTATTTTCTACCATATTAATTTGTAATTAATCATCTAAAAAATTATTAACTAATAAAAACAAATTTAATATTAAAAATATATTATTAATGGGGCTTGAAACACATGGAAATTTATCATGGAAGTACATTAATCGTTGAAAAGCCTGAAATTAGAATTCATAAATTCAATAAAGATTTTTACTTTGGATTTTACTTCACAGTTATGGAACAACAGGCAATCCGTTGGGCAACACGATTTGGAGAAGGTATTGTCAATGTTTATGAATATCATCCAAACGATTCGTTGAAAATTCTGAAATTTGAAAAAATGACTGAAGAATAGTTGGATTTCATAATCGCCTGTAGAAGTGGAATTCCTCATGACTGGGACATCGTTGAAGGTCCAATGGCAGATGATACAATTTATAATTACATTCAAGAATTTCAAGATGGAAAAATTAGCAGAGAGGCATTTTGGGCATTAGTTAAATTCAGATATCCAACTCATCAAATTTGCTTTAACACCCCGAAAGCACTTGAAACCATAAAATTTAAAGAAGCGAGGAAAGTCTATGGATAAAAATAATAACTCCTTATTTTATACTTGCAGCCTAATCGAATTCATCTCACGACAAACAAAAAATAACAGAAAAGACATAATCGAATATTTAGGCGAAGATTTAGAAAGGATCTATAACTATGAAGACGTATTTCATTGCGAACCGATTGAAAAAGTAGCAAATGATTTTATAATCCGCAACAATATTTCAACAGGCAAGTTTGATATTATTTCAAAATGCAAATACAACATTCCAGATTATTGGGAAATTGGAGAAGTATTTGAAAGACTAATTGAAGACATTTATGATAAAAAAGACATTTTTAGAGGAATAAGAGAAGTGTATTCATCATGGTTAGCAGAAAAAATACTAAATTTTAACTCAGATTTATATTATCAATCAAGACAATACCTTGCAGAATGTTATAAAGCTGGAAAAATCATAATTGCATAATAAATGACCATCAAAAACTCCTAATTATCATAAACTGTAATTTATAGTCCTAACGATATGACTGTGAAAATGGAATATAACCCTAATTAATAAACCTAAATATTTTTAATAGAAATTATTGATTGAAATATAAATAAAAAAAAAATTAATAAAATTCATTGATAGTGAAATTGTTAACCGTATAATTCCTTTTATAAACATGTAATCTAAGACCAATACGAGTTATAAGAATTTTATTTCCTTCAACAAAATAAACAATACGAAATTTTCCCAATCTTGCACGCCTATACCCATCAGTATTTTTTAAATTCTTAAATTTGCTTTTAAAAGGATTAGAACGAATTTCTCGTATTTTATCACATAATCGTTCATAAAGTTTAGGATTAGATAATTTTAATTCATCTAAAAATTCCCTATACTCTTTAGAAACGAAAATTCTATTTGAGCTCTTCGAAGTCACTTAAGTCACCACTTCTAACTTTAGCCCGTAATTTATCCATTTCTTCTAAAAAGCCAACATAATCATTACAGTCATCATTTGTAAATCCTAATGTTGATGAAGATAAATTTAAATCATCGCTACCAACAGAAGTAGTGTTTTTATCCTTTAAACGCCTTAGTGAGGAATTTTTAAATGTTGAAACACCATATTTCATTTTTCAATTTCCTCCTGTTGTAATATTTAAATTTTGATTATAATAATGTTTTCTACTAATCCATTTGAAACCTTCATGTTTTGTAATAACTGCAATATCAATAGGCCCGCCAATGACTTGTGCTCCTGGAACAAATCGTGATGAATTAACTGAAATTTCTGCTAAGAATCTGACTAAATCAATTGCATCTTGTATAGGCATTGCAGGGACTCCTAATGGTAATTGAAGGTCCTCTTTACAATTAGAGATTATATCTTCAATTACATCATCATCCACATTATTATTTTTTAGAATTATTGACAATCTTTCATCAAATCCCAATAGATATCTTGTAATGAAATCAGTATCTCCAAACCATAATACTGCCAATGGATCATCTTTGTTAAGTTCAACAGGATTTTCAACATTGCCACAATCAACATTTATTAAAATTATTTCCTGATTGCCTTCATTTGAATATCCTGCTAACAAAAAACCAATACTTTCATCATTACTTATTTTTTCTTCTAAAAACTTTTTAAAAGAATATGAAGTATCCATTACAGAAACATGATCTATTTTTGCTGATTCTTTTCGAAAATCTTTAATTAAAGTTGAAATGGATTCATTATTAATACTGCCCTCACCCCATGTCATAACACCAATTGGACTACCTTTTTTTATATTAAAAAGTTTATCGGCAGTAAAATAGGTATGATGAACCTCATCAATACCATCTTCATTTTTCCCAAATATTGTTGAGGAACTATCAGTTGCCAAAATAATTCCATCATTTATTTTCATCGAAATTGCTATTGTCATATTTTTCACCCTATTTAAGTTATTTTCAAAAAAAATACTTAGAATTGGTATTAATATGTTTTAAAAGATATTTAAAGGTTGTTGAAGCCACTTTGTAAAATTGTAGTGAGAAAAACATCCTATTTAAACTTTGCGGTGCAAAAAAATGAATTGATAAAAAAATTCGCCATATAAATGAAAAAAAAATATGAAAATCATAAATGGTATCTGATGCAACAAATCTTAAACACAATACATGTTTAAAACCTATAAAATGATATTTATATGTGTCTATCGCTTTGATTGTGTTATGGGTATGAAAGTGTTTCAAATATTTAATCCTCTGATTATTTTTCACATAACATCGGCCATTTGCTTCATTTCAATTTTTTCATCAGACCGCTCATTCTTGCATAGTGGAACATGTAAAGCTGGACATAACCTGCATTTTTGCCGAACTCTTCCATTCCAAATTCACGAACCTTGGCAACGCTTATATCCTTTCCATCAAAATACAAATGGGAAACAATACGTTTTATCCATACATCTGAGGGGAAAGCTTGCCTAAAGTTGAATCCGTAAAGCAATATGCAGTCAGCCACTTTCGGACCTACACCAGGAACTTCCAGAACTGTTTCAAAGGCCTCATCATAGCTCATTTTGAATATTTCATTAATGTCAATTCCATCAGCAAACATCTCGGATGCCATTCTCATGTAAGGTGCTCTATATCCAACGCCGCAATTTTTAAGATTATTATTGCACATTGAAATATCTTGAATATTTGATGAATTAAATTCATCTTCATCATCCAAGTATACATTTAATAAATCGTTGCTTTTAGGAAAAGTATAGTAATTGCCGTGCCGATTTCCCCACTTCTCTTTTATCTGAGAAATCGAATTGGTCCATCTTTTGATTGAATTATTTGCAGAACAAATTGACGAGACAACACATTCAAAAGGATCATGTGCCAAAAAAAGCCTCAATCCATTGCAGAATTTGGACATTTCTGCAAGTTCGCCATGACTGTCCAAATATTTATAGAATTTATCCAAATCAAAATCCAAATCATAAATGTATCTTAATTTAGAAATAGCTTCTTTTTTAGAGATATTGCCTTCAAAATCAAAGTCAAAAAATTCACCGGATTGTCTTACATTAAAAATAACAGGATTATCATTAACATTAACGATATTAGAAAAAGTACCGCAGGATTCTGTCCATGGAGGCTGTGAAGTCTGGCCTGACAATTGAGTCAATTCCAAATCAATCGGGGATTTAATAATCATAATCGAACAGCTACATTATTTTTGTTCAAATATTCTTTAACTGTAGGAATTGAATATTGGTTAAAATGAAATATACTGGCTGCAAGAGCTGCTGAAACATCGGTTTTTTGAAATACTTCAAGAATATGCTTTGGTTCTCCGACACCACCGCTGGCAATTACCGGAATGTCAACTGCATCATTGATTGTTTTATTCAGTTCAATATCATATCCGTTTTGAGTTCCATCCCCGTCCATACTGGTCAGAAGAATCTCACCTGCACCACGTTCCTGACATTCTACAGCCCATTGAATCGCATCTATTCCTGTAAATTCACGTCCCCCGTAAATGCTTGAATCAAACCAGCAGTATCCCTTATCAGTTTCTATAACAGTTTTGTCAGGAACGTCGTCAGGATGGTCAACATATCTTCTTTTTGCATCTATACCAATGACGACAGCCTGTGAACCTACGACTTTGGAAGCTTCAGTCAGTAATTCCGGATTTTTAATGGCTGCAGTGTTTGTTGAGCATTTATCTGCGCCGGCTCTAAGCATCTTAATGTAATCATCAACTTTCCTTATTCCTCCGCCTACACAAATCGGCATGAATACGTTTTCTGTTAATCTGTCAATTACATCTGCCATTGTAGCTCTTCGTTCATGAGAAGCAGTAATGTCTAAAACAACAATTTCATCGGCTCCTTCTTCGTAATAACGTGTTGCAAGGTCAACCGGATTGCCGGCATATTTAATCTCTTTAAACTCAACACCCTTAACAACTCTGCCTTCAGGAACCTGCAAATCACAATCTAAGCAAGGAATAATTCGTTTAGTTAACATGATATCTAATTAATAAAAAAAAGTAGTATTGTTTTTTAAAAAACAATAATATTAAGCTGAGTACCTTAAAACAAAACAGAATATTGCTAAAATAACAGTAGCAACAAGTACGTGCTCAGGTGAAAGTTTTGGACCTAAACTTTCTTCATCAAAGTATCTTACTAAACCTGCACCAGTTTGAGGCATAGAAATCTTATTATCTTTTTTTGCCATAGTAATCTCCTATAAAATTAATTTATTAAAATAACTGAATATAATTATTTTTTTCATCATATATATACTTTAAATTTTTTCCTTTTTAATTACTTTAATATCGCTTATTCTAGTATCAGGATATTGTCCGTCATCATCTTTTTCAACTG
Encoded proteins:
- a CDS encoding DNA glycosylase, which produces MIIKSPIDLELTQLSGQTSQPPWTESCGTFSNIVNVNDNPVIFNVRQSGEFFDFDFEGNISKKEAISKLRYIYDLDFDLDKFYKYLDSHGELAEMSKFCNGLRLFLAHDPFECVVSSICSANNSIKRWTNSISQIKEKWGNRHGNYYTFPKSNDLLNVYLDDEDEFNSSNIQDISMCNNNLKNCGVGYRAPYMRMASEMFADGIDINEIFKMSYDEAFETVLEVPGVGPKVADCILLYGFNFRQAFPSDVWIKRIVSHLYFDGKDISVAKVREFGMEEFGKNAGYVQLYMFHYARMSGLMKKLK
- a CDS encoding type II toxin-antitoxin system RelE/ParE family toxin, yielding MTSKSSNRIFVSKEYREFLDELKLSNPKLYERLCDKIREIRSNPFKSKFKNLKNTDGYRRARLGKFRIVYFVEGNKILITRIGLRLHVYKRNYTVNNFTINEFY
- a CDS encoding preprotein translocase subunit Sec61beta, which produces MAKKDNKISMPQTGAGLVRYFDEESLGPKLSPEHVLVATVILAIFCFVLRYSA
- the hisF gene encoding imidazole glycerol phosphate synthase subunit HisF; this encodes MLTKRIIPCLDCDLQVPEGRVVKGVEFKEIKYAGNPVDLATRYYEEGADEIVVLDITASHERRATMADVIDRLTENVFMPICVGGGIRKVDDYIKMLRAGADKCSTNTAAIKNPELLTEASKVVGSQAVVIGIDAKRRYVDHPDDVPDKTVIETDKGYCWFDSSIYGGREFTGIDAIQWAVECQERGAGEILLTSMDGDGTQNGYDIELNKTINDAVDIPVIASGGVGEPKHILEVFQKTDVSAALAASIFHFNQYSIPTVKEYLNKNNVAVRL